Proteins from a single region of Haloarcula laminariae:
- a CDS encoding ABC transporter ATP-binding protein: MSEQTTQTAATMSKDDVVLRVDDMVKKFGALIATDHATFEVERGTVTGLIGPNGAGKSTLFNLISGFYEADSGTVEVDGTDVTGLEPYEIADHGLIRTFQTPRKVEGMTVREAMLVGPRDQPGESFLKLFTSPGAVGEAESKNMDDVNRILEEFEIDHLATQPASKISGGQMKLVELARAMLSEPEILLLDEPAAGVNPTLRKKLAEQIRRLNEEGTTFLLIEHDMEFVMSLADPVIVLDQGSVLMEGRPDEVQSDERVIDAYLGG; encoded by the coding sequence ATGAGCGAACAGACCACCCAGACGGCGGCAACGATGTCCAAGGACGACGTGGTGTTGCGCGTCGACGATATGGTGAAGAAGTTCGGCGCGCTCATCGCGACCGACCACGCAACCTTCGAGGTCGAACGGGGCACCGTCACGGGGCTTATCGGCCCGAACGGGGCGGGGAAATCGACGCTGTTCAACCTCATCTCGGGCTTTTACGAGGCCGACTCGGGCACCGTCGAGGTCGACGGGACCGACGTCACCGGACTGGAGCCCTACGAGATAGCCGACCACGGCCTGATTCGGACATTCCAGACGCCGCGTAAAGTAGAGGGGATGACGGTCCGGGAAGCGATGCTCGTCGGGCCGCGGGACCAGCCCGGTGAGTCCTTCCTGAAGCTGTTCACCTCGCCGGGGGCGGTCGGGGAGGCCGAATCGAAGAACATGGACGACGTCAACCGTATCCTAGAGGAGTTCGAGATTGACCACCTGGCGACCCAGCCGGCGAGCAAGATATCGGGCGGTCAGATGAAGCTGGTCGAGCTGGCCCGCGCGATGCTCTCGGAGCCCGAGATACTGCTGCTCGACGAGCCGGCCGCCGGGGTGAACCCGACCCTTCGCAAGAAGCTCGCCGAGCAGATTCGCCGGCTCAACGAGGAGGGGACGACGTTCCTGCTCATCGAACACGACATGGAGTTCGTGATGAGCCTGGCCGACCCGGTCATCGTCCTCGACCAGGGGAGCGTCCTCATGGAGGGCCGACCCGACGAAGTCCAGAGCGACGAGCGCGTCATCGACGCCTACCTCGGAGGATAA
- a CDS encoding ABC transporter ATP-binding protein codes for MSGDTTTTQEPPGDGAADHIVELSGVDSGYGEVQVLDDCSLHLDAGEIVCLIGPNGAGKSTVLKTVFGMLTPWEGSVTYHGEDIGGMAPEDIVREGIGYVPQTENVFGSLTIEENLRMGGVAREGGLETVIDDLYERFPLLDEKQTAKAKTLSGGQRQVLAFARALVMEPDVLLIDEPSAGLAPNTAKDVFGHVEAVNEMDTAILMVEQNATEGLGISDRGYVLDQGTVRFGGEAGSLLDNDEVSKLYLGG; via the coding sequence ATGTCAGGAGACACAACCACCACACAGGAACCCCCCGGAGACGGGGCGGCCGACCACATCGTCGAGCTGTCGGGCGTCGACAGCGGCTACGGCGAGGTACAGGTGCTCGACGACTGCTCGCTGCATCTCGACGCCGGCGAAATCGTCTGTCTCATCGGCCCGAACGGCGCCGGGAAGTCGACCGTCCTCAAGACGGTCTTTGGCATGCTCACGCCGTGGGAGGGGTCGGTCACGTACCACGGCGAGGACATCGGCGGGATGGCGCCCGAAGACATCGTCCGCGAGGGCATCGGCTACGTCCCCCAGACCGAGAACGTCTTCGGCTCGCTCACCATCGAGGAGAACCTCCGGATGGGCGGGGTCGCCCGCGAGGGCGGCCTCGAAACGGTCATTGATGACCTCTACGAGCGGTTCCCGCTGCTTGACGAGAAACAGACGGCCAAGGCCAAGACCCTCTCCGGCGGCCAGCGCCAGGTGCTCGCCTTCGCCCGCGCGCTCGTGATGGAGCCGGACGTGTTGCTCATCGACGAGCCGTCGGCCGGGCTGGCCCCCAACACCGCGAAAGACGTCTTCGGCCACGTCGAGGCGGTAAACGAGATGGACACGGCTATTCTCATGGTCGAGCAGAACGCCACGGAGGGGCTCGGTATCTCCGACCGCGGCTACGTCCTCGACCAGGGGACGGTGAGGTTCGGAGGCGAGGCGGGCTCGCTGCTCGACAACGACGAGGTCTCGAAGCTCTATCTGGGCGGATGA
- a CDS encoding DMT family transporter has protein sequence MSVLRKYVFALGPLAAAALWGGMYVVSKWSFALVPPVTLGFFRVALGAGALWLWLRVAGGSDADRPGREDWPALAGLGGWVTLTIVAQFLGTELTNASQGSLLTVLTPVFVVLLGAALLGERVTTPKAAGIALAAVGTAVVVAGQYDVRSVAAGNAAGVLLLVVASVAWAGFTVWGLPVVRKYSALTAATYATIAATPMLGVLAAAELWYLGGPLGALSLGPESLLAIGYLGLASTAAAWYLWYKGLEYVPAGTVAVFFFLQPVVGTALATALLGEQVGPEFVVGSLMIGTSVWVVSRERAADTAPDQQPGET, from the coding sequence ATGAGCGTCCTCCGGAAATACGTCTTCGCGCTCGGACCGCTCGCCGCGGCCGCCCTGTGGGGCGGGATGTACGTCGTCAGCAAGTGGAGCTTCGCGCTCGTCCCGCCTGTCACGCTCGGCTTTTTCCGGGTCGCGCTGGGCGCGGGCGCCCTGTGGCTGTGGCTCCGTGTCGCCGGCGGGAGCGACGCCGACCGGCCGGGCCGCGAGGACTGGCCGGCGCTCGCGGGCCTGGGCGGCTGGGTGACACTCACCATCGTCGCGCAGTTCCTCGGCACCGAGCTCACGAACGCGAGCCAGGGGTCGCTGCTGACGGTGCTGACGCCGGTCTTCGTCGTCCTTCTCGGCGCGGCGCTGCTGGGCGAGCGCGTCACGACGCCGAAGGCGGCCGGTATCGCGCTCGCCGCGGTCGGGACCGCCGTCGTCGTCGCGGGCCAGTACGACGTGCGGTCGGTCGCGGCCGGCAACGCCGCCGGCGTGCTGTTGCTCGTCGTCGCGAGCGTCGCGTGGGCCGGCTTCACCGTCTGGGGCCTCCCGGTCGTCCGGAAGTACTCGGCGCTGACCGCCGCCACCTACGCCACCATCGCCGCCACGCCCATGCTCGGGGTGCTGGCCGCCGCCGAGCTGTGGTATCTCGGCGGGCCGCTGGGTGCCCTCTCGCTGGGGCCGGAGTCGCTGCTCGCCATCGGCTATCTGGGACTCGCCTCGACGGCGGCGGCGTGGTACCTCTGGTACAAGGGCCTTGAGTACGTCCCCGCGGGGACCGTGGCCGTCTTCTTCTTCCTCCAGCCCGTCGTCGGGACGGCCCTGGCGACGGCGCTGCTCGGCGAACAGGTCGGCCCCGAGTTCGTGGTCGGCAGCCTCATGATAGGGACCAGCGTCTGGGTCGTCAGCCGCGAGCGAGCGGCCGACACGGCTCCGGACCAACAGCCGGGGGAGACATGA
- a CDS encoding DMT family transporter: protein MSGPLAALDDGTPPEVGLAVAIVAISTGAILVRLSDAPATVAAFYRVLFTTLPLVPLALWRYRSDFARIGRRDLLFATLSGVALAVHFASWFESLAWTSVAASVTLVQSQPLFVALGAWLLLDERLSRRTVAGILVAVAGMVTMALGDLLTGVLVGRDPLLGNALALLGAVMAAGYVLAGRSLRQRVSLIPYVVVVYSVCSVVLLGIVVAQGAPLTGYPTREWALFAGLALGPGLFGHTVINWALAHLRSSVVSVSLLGEPVGSTLLAFLLLSEAPTLVTVGGGAVVLTGIVVTATDR from the coding sequence ATGAGCGGGCCCCTGGCCGCACTCGACGACGGAACGCCGCCCGAGGTTGGCCTGGCGGTCGCCATCGTCGCCATCAGCACGGGGGCGATTCTCGTCCGGCTCAGCGACGCGCCGGCGACCGTCGCCGCGTTCTACCGCGTCCTCTTTACCACGCTCCCGCTCGTGCCGCTGGCGCTGTGGCGCTATCGGAGCGACTTCGCCCGTATTGGCCGCCGGGACCTGCTCTTTGCGACGCTGTCGGGCGTCGCGCTCGCGGTGCACTTCGCGTCGTGGTTCGAGAGCCTGGCCTGGACCAGCGTGGCCGCGAGCGTCACCCTCGTCCAGTCCCAGCCCCTGTTCGTGGCGCTGGGCGCCTGGCTCCTGCTCGACGAGCGCCTGTCCCGGCGCACGGTCGCCGGTATCCTCGTCGCCGTGGCCGGGATGGTGACGATGGCGCTCGGCGACCTGCTCACCGGCGTCCTCGTCGGGCGCGACCCGCTGCTTGGCAACGCGCTCGCGCTGCTGGGCGCGGTGATGGCCGCCGGCTACGTCCTCGCCGGCCGGTCGCTGCGCCAGCGCGTCTCGCTGATTCCCTACGTTGTCGTCGTCTACAGCGTCTGTAGCGTCGTGTTGCTGGGCATCGTGGTCGCGCAGGGGGCGCCGCTGACAGGGTATCCGACCCGCGAGTGGGCGCTCTTTGCCGGGCTCGCGCTGGGCCCCGGGCTGTTCGGTCACACGGTCATCAACTGGGCGCTGGCGCACCTCCGGTCCAGCGTCGTCTCCGTCTCACTGCTCGGGGAGCCGGTGGGTTCGACACTGCTCGCCTTTCTCCTGCTGTCCGAGGCCCCGACCCTCGTCACCGTCGGTGGCGGCGCCGTCGTCCTTACAGGCATCGTGGTGACCGCCACGGACCGGTAA
- a CDS encoding DUF7545 family protein — protein sequence MASDTVTLTIEGEDDADELTVPSELLDLLRENDETDPAVVGDIAMFGMAQRIHGAVHHGQGEADQGIQDLEELTLDLFEERFGASFAELTGHDH from the coding sequence ATGGCAAGCGACACTGTCACGCTGACAATCGAAGGCGAGGACGACGCCGACGAACTGACCGTGCCCAGCGAGCTGCTGGACCTGCTACGCGAGAACGACGAGACGGACCCGGCCGTCGTCGGCGACATCGCGATGTTCGGAATGGCCCAGCGCATCCACGGCGCCGTCCACCACGGCCAGGGCGAGGCCGACCAGGGGATTCAGGACCTAGAAGAGCTCACGCTCGACCTCTTCGAGGAGCGCTTTGGCGCCTCCTTCGCCGAGCTGACCGGCCACGACCACTAG
- a CDS encoding 2,5-diamino-6-(ribosylamino)-4(3H)-pyrimidinone 5'-phosphate reductase, translated as MYVVVNAAMSADGKLASRQREQLDISGPEDFDRVDQLRADSDAVMVGVGTVLADDPSLTVKDADRHAARRSRGEPENPARVVADSRIRTPPEATVLDGAAETYLLTSEAAPTDFIEQMEAAGAYVLAAGEDRVDLTTALAKLEGEGIDRLMVEGGGELIFSLFEAGLVDELRVYVGATVLGGRDAPTLADGDGFVESFPELALESVEQVDDGVLLTWTVEN; from the coding sequence ATGTACGTCGTCGTCAACGCCGCGATGAGCGCGGACGGGAAGCTCGCCTCGCGACAGCGCGAGCAACTCGACATCTCCGGTCCCGAGGACTTCGACCGGGTGGACCAGCTCCGGGCGGACAGCGACGCCGTCATGGTCGGCGTCGGGACCGTCCTCGCGGACGACCCCTCGCTGACGGTCAAGGACGCCGACCGACACGCCGCGCGGCGAAGCCGCGGCGAGCCCGAGAACCCGGCACGGGTCGTCGCCGACTCACGGATTCGCACGCCGCCCGAGGCCACCGTGCTGGACGGCGCCGCCGAGACGTACCTGCTCACCAGCGAGGCCGCGCCGACCGACTTCATCGAGCAGATGGAGGCGGCCGGCGCCTACGTGCTGGCCGCCGGCGAGGACCGCGTGGACCTCACGACGGCGTTGGCGAAGCTGGAGGGGGAGGGTATCGACCGGCTGATGGTCGAAGGCGGCGGGGAACTCATCTTCAGCCTCTTCGAGGCGGGGCTGGTCGACGAGCTACGCGTCTACGTCGGCGCGACGGTGCTGGGGGGTCGGGACGCCCCGACGCTGGCCGACGGCGACGGCTTCGTCGAGTCGTTCCCCGAGCTCGCCCTGGAGTCGGTCGAGCAGGTCGACGACGGCGTCCTGCTGACCTGGACAGTCGAAAACTAG
- a CDS encoding glutamate-cysteine ligase family protein: MSEPDSPQIRRSIEVEYWVVDDEGRLVEPGPLVAAAPGVEREFVEPILEIKTTPCESTPRLRAELFERIERVLSVADEHDMGLVPLATPIHADEIADLPSDRTRIQDEIIGSDFEYVRHCAGTHIHVEQIPGRAIDQLNTLVALDPALALVNSARRFRGQPLADGVRSKLYRWMAYDGLSHQGRLWRYIESRADWERRLQRRYEEFERAALEAGVDRRAFAASFDPESAVWTPVQLRAEFGTVEWRSPDTALPSSVVDLADTVARTVEHLRDAEVRIEGETGRVTDSQVVLPEFNHVLEYVNAAIRDGIADESLCAYLERMGFDVGAYDPISRQQGDRGMMTEARARERRLAYAERLEQDVTEAQSMRAD; the protein is encoded by the coding sequence GTGTCAGAACCCGACTCACCCCAGATACGTCGGAGCATCGAGGTCGAATACTGGGTCGTCGACGACGAAGGCCGGCTCGTCGAGCCCGGCCCGCTCGTGGCGGCCGCGCCGGGCGTCGAACGGGAGTTCGTCGAGCCGATACTGGAGATAAAGACGACACCGTGTGAGTCGACGCCGCGGCTCCGGGCCGAGCTGTTCGAACGCATCGAGCGGGTGCTCTCGGTCGCCGACGAACACGACATGGGGCTGGTTCCGCTCGCGACCCCGATACACGCCGACGAGATAGCCGACCTGCCAAGCGACCGCACCCGGATACAGGACGAGATAATCGGCTCGGACTTCGAGTACGTCCGCCACTGTGCGGGCACGCACATCCACGTCGAGCAGATTCCCGGGCGCGCTATCGACCAGCTGAACACGCTGGTCGCACTGGACCCCGCGCTGGCGCTCGTCAACTCCGCGCGTCGGTTCCGCGGACAGCCGCTGGCCGACGGCGTTCGGTCGAAGCTCTACCGGTGGATGGCCTACGACGGGCTGTCACACCAGGGGCGGCTCTGGCGGTACATCGAGTCCCGGGCGGACTGGGAACGGCGCCTCCAGCGCCGGTACGAGGAGTTCGAACGCGCGGCGCTGGAGGCGGGCGTCGACCGGCGGGCGTTCGCGGCCTCGTTCGATCCCGAGAGCGCGGTCTGGACGCCCGTTCAGCTCCGGGCCGAGTTCGGGACCGTCGAGTGGCGCTCGCCGGACACGGCCCTGCCCAGCAGCGTCGTCGACCTCGCCGACACCGTGGCCAGGACGGTCGAACACCTCCGGGACGCCGAGGTCCGCATCGAGGGCGAGACCGGGCGCGTCACCGACAGCCAGGTCGTCCTGCCGGAGTTCAACCACGTCCTGGAGTACGTCAACGCCGCCATCCGCGACGGTATCGCCGACGAGTCGCTGTGTGCCTACCTCGAACGCATGGGGTTCGACGTCGGCGCCTACGACCCCATCTCCCGCCAGCAGGGCGACCGGGGGATGATGACAGAGGCCCGGGCGCGGGAGCGGCGGCTCGCGTACGCCGAGCGCCTCGAACAGGACGTCACCGAGGCCCAGTCGATGCGCGCCGACTGA
- the ilvD gene encoding dihydroxy-acid dehydratase, giving the protein MSKQAEREESGKDPNLRSSEVTEGTDQAPSRAMFRAMGYDDEDLQSPMVGVANPAADITPCNVHLDDVAESAYEGIDAAGGMPIEFGTITISDAVSMGTEGMKASLISREVIADSVELVSFGERMDGLVTIGGCDKNMPGMMMASIRTDLPSVFVYGGSIMPGEHGGREITIQNVFEGVGAVADGEMTEGELDEMERHACPGAGSCGGMFTANTMAAISETIGLAPLGSSGAPAEHEDRYDIAEEAGEVALDAIENDRKPSDILTRESFENAIALQVATGGSTNAVLHLLAMAAEADVDLDIETFNEISKRTPKIANLQPGGERVMNDLFEVGGIPVVLKALLDADLLHGDAMTVTGETLAEGLERIDPPAIEELDADFLYTVEEPKNEQGAIRILTGNLAPDGAVIKITGEDHLRHEGPVRIFDDEEGAMEYVQEGNVESGDVIGIRNEGPQGGPGMREMLGVTSAVAGQGHAEDVALFTDGRFSGATRGFSIGHVAPEAFAGGPIAALEDGDTITIDIDELELSVDLTDEEIAERLEDYDPEPQYDTGILAKYHRDFGSASNGAVTNPGAKWD; this is encoded by the coding sequence ATGAGCAAGCAGGCCGAGCGCGAGGAGTCGGGCAAGGACCCGAACCTGCGAAGCAGCGAAGTCACCGAAGGGACCGACCAGGCCCCGTCCCGGGCGATGTTCCGGGCGATGGGGTACGACGACGAGGACCTCCAGTCGCCGATGGTCGGCGTCGCCAACCCCGCCGCGGACATCACCCCGTGTAACGTCCACTTGGACGACGTTGCCGAGTCGGCCTACGAGGGCATCGACGCGGCCGGCGGGATGCCCATCGAGTTCGGCACTATCACCATCTCCGACGCCGTCTCGATGGGGACCGAGGGGATGAAGGCGTCGCTCATCTCCCGGGAGGTCATCGCCGACTCCGTCGAACTGGTCTCCTTCGGCGAACGGATGGACGGGCTGGTCACCATCGGCGGCTGTGACAAGAACATGCCCGGGATGATGATGGCCTCGATACGGACCGACCTCCCCAGCGTCTTCGTCTACGGCGGGTCTATCATGCCGGGCGAGCACGGCGGCCGCGAGATAACGATTCAGAACGTCTTCGAGGGCGTGGGCGCCGTCGCCGACGGCGAGATGACCGAGGGGGAACTCGACGAGATGGAACGCCACGCCTGCCCGGGGGCCGGCTCCTGTGGCGGGATGTTCACCGCGAACACGATGGCCGCCATCTCCGAGACCATCGGGCTCGCGCCGCTGGGCTCCTCCGGTGCGCCCGCCGAACACGAGGACCGCTACGATATCGCCGAGGAGGCCGGCGAGGTCGCCCTCGACGCCATCGAGAACGACCGCAAGCCGTCGGACATCCTCACGCGGGAGTCCTTCGAGAACGCCATCGCGCTCCAGGTCGCCACCGGGGGCTCGACCAACGCCGTCCTCCACCTGCTGGCGATGGCCGCCGAGGCCGACGTCGACCTCGACATCGAGACGTTCAACGAGATAAGCAAGCGCACGCCAAAAATCGCGAACCTCCAGCCGGGCGGGGAGCGCGTGATGAACGACCTCTTCGAGGTCGGCGGCATCCCGGTCGTCCTCAAGGCGCTGCTCGATGCCGACCTGCTCCACGGCGACGCGATGACCGTCACCGGCGAGACCCTCGCGGAGGGGCTCGAACGCATCGACCCGCCGGCCATCGAGGAACTCGACGCGGACTTCCTCTACACCGTCGAGGAACCGAAAAACGAGCAGGGGGCCATCCGAATTCTCACCGGCAACCTCGCGCCCGACGGCGCGGTCATCAAGATCACCGGCGAGGACCACCTCCGCCACGAGGGGCCCGTCCGCATCTTCGACGACGAGGAGGGCGCAATGGAGTACGTCCAGGAGGGCAACGTCGAGTCCGGCGACGTCATCGGTATCCGGAACGAAGGCCCCCAGGGCGGCCCTGGAATGCGCGAGATGCTCGGCGTCACGTCGGCCGTCGCCGGCCAGGGCCACGCCGAGGACGTCGCGCTCTTCACCGACGGCCGGTTCTCCGGCGCCACGCGGGGCTTTTCCATCGGCCACGTCGCGCCGGAGGCCTTCGCCGGCGGCCCCATCGCCGCGCTGGAGGACGGCGACACCATCACCATCGACATCGACGAACTGGAGCTCTCCGTCGACCTCACCGACGAGGAGATCGCCGAGCGCTTGGAGGACTACGACCCCGAACCGCAGTACGACACCGGCATCCTCGCGAAGTACCACCGCGACTTCGGCTCCGCGTCCAACGGCGCGGTCACCAACCCCGGCGCGAAGTGGGACTGA
- a CDS encoding DICT sensory domain-containing protein → MFDSVLDEFGNAETAVTVYADGEPSLASWFETHNVPVESRSLAPSGPEPFLAIEKRGEFAGALPLEDVDDLLTPPLSRPEDTDAVSEGYRALFDALDRTVYQALDCRQLLTVSREIEDRVYRTGTGELHVCFQRFSAFEAQLPRYRRLAGDTAVDIHVYGVPDWTPPEIPGITYHEAAGELERYWLLAYDGGDHPCGLFGHESDDGYTGYWADDREFVDAILDELPTDADG, encoded by the coding sequence ATGTTCGACTCAGTTCTGGACGAGTTCGGGAACGCGGAGACGGCGGTCACCGTCTACGCCGACGGGGAGCCGTCACTCGCGTCCTGGTTCGAGACCCACAACGTCCCGGTCGAGTCCCGCTCTCTCGCCCCGAGCGGTCCGGAGCCGTTTCTGGCCATCGAGAAGCGCGGCGAGTTCGCCGGCGCGCTCCCCCTCGAAGACGTGGACGACCTGCTGACGCCGCCCCTGTCCCGTCCGGAGGATACGGACGCGGTCTCGGAGGGGTATCGAGCGCTGTTCGATGCCCTCGATAGGACGGTGTATCAGGCCCTGGACTGCCGACAGCTCCTGACCGTCAGCCGGGAGATAGAGGACCGCGTCTACCGCACCGGGACCGGGGAGCTCCACGTGTGTTTCCAGCGGTTCTCGGCGTTCGAAGCCCAGCTGCCCCGCTACCGACGCCTCGCCGGTGACACGGCGGTAGACATCCACGTTTACGGCGTCCCCGACTGGACGCCGCCGGAGATTCCCGGTATCACGTACCACGAGGCAGCCGGCGAACTCGAACGCTACTGGCTGCTCGCCTACGACGGCGGTGACCATCCCTGTGGCCTCTTCGGCCACGAAAGCGACGACGGCTACACGGGGTACTGGGCCGACGACAGGGAGTTCGTCGACGCGATACTCGACGAACTCCCAACCGATGCAGACGGGTAG
- a CDS encoding DUF7344 domain-containing protein, with protein sequence MSDHQARGESSGGPPPRLADDEFYRALSSRRRRRVLAVLLDRGECSRDELATMLAGWESTRTGGMATRDDRERILLDLHHTHLPTLVDSDLVAYDRDRGTVTLDTLETETRALIHRSVEAEK encoded by the coding sequence GTGAGTGACCACCAGGCGCGTGGAGAGTCTTCCGGCGGTCCGCCACCGCGGCTCGCGGACGACGAGTTCTACCGTGCGCTCTCTTCCCGAAGGCGGCGGCGTGTTCTCGCGGTTCTGCTCGATAGAGGGGAGTGTTCCCGTGACGAGCTCGCGACCATGCTGGCCGGATGGGAGAGCACCCGGACCGGCGGCATGGCCACACGGGACGACCGCGAGCGGATTCTGCTCGATCTCCATCACACACATCTCCCGACCCTCGTCGACAGCGACCTCGTGGCGTACGACCGGGACCGCGGCACTGTCACCCTCGATACACTCGAGACCGAGACCCGTGCGTTGATTCACCGGAGCGTCGAGGCCGAGAAGTAG